Genomic window (Flavobacterium oreochromis):
TCATTAAAACCATTTTTAGATAGTATTTTATTGTATTAAAAATTCCAGGAAAAAAAACATATCTAAAATAAATATTATAAAAAGAGTTTGTTAAATCTAATTACTTCATTATTAATGTTTAGCAAGCTATTAAAAAATTATACAAATGAAATTAATAATAGACAGTGGTTCAACAAAGGCAGATTGGATTGCAATAGATGAATTAGGAAATGTTTTGTTTTCTACGCATACATTAGGCCTAAATCCAGAAATTTTAACAGAAACAGAAGTTTTAAAACGCTTAAATGATAATTCAGAGTTAAGTATAAATAGAGAAAACGTTTCTTTTCTGTATTTTTATGGAGCAGGGTGTGGAACAAGTAGAATGAAAGATTTTCTCGCTTGTATTTTTGAAAAATATTTTTTAAATGCAAAAATTAGCGTTTATGAAGATACATATGCAGCTGTATATGCAACAACATTAAAAGGAGAAAAGGCTATTGTTAGTATTTTAGGGACAGGATCTAATTGTAGTTATTTTGATGGACAAATTTTACATCAAAAAGTAGAATCATTAGGATATATTGTAATGGATGATTGCTCAGGTAATCGTTTTGGACGCCATTTATTAAGAGGATATTATTATAATAAGATGCCTAAAAAATTAGCAGAAATTTTTGAAACTTCTTATGATTTAGACCCAGATGTTATTAAGCAAAATTTATATAAAGAAGCTAATCCAAATGCTTATTTGGCCTCATTTACAGCGTTTTTAATAAAACATAAAGAAGACTCATTTTGTCAACAAATTATAAAAGAAGAAATAGAGTCTTTTGTAGAAAATAATATCAAACAGTTTGAGGATTATAAAGAATTACCTAATCACTTTATTGGGTCTGTAGCTTATTTTTTACAAGATGAAATAAAATCTGTTCTTACAAAACATCATATAAAAATTGGTAAAATTTTACAAAAACCAATAGATGGTTTAATTGCTTATCATTTACAAACCAATTAAAAAATGGAAATAGCACTAATTGCCCATGATGGGAAAAAAAGCAGACATGGTTCAGTTTGTAAATAGAAATTTAAATTTACTTTCAAGAGAAGGTATAAAAGTTGTTGCAACTGGTACAACAGGAGGAAAAGTAGAGGCAACCGGAATTAAAGTTAAAAAACTTTTAAGTGGTCCTTTAGGAGGAGATGCACAAATAGCAGCTAGAGTTGCTATAGGAAAATGTAACATGGTTTTGTTTTTTAAAGATCCAATGAGTAGCCATCCGCATGAACCTGATATTAATATGCTTATAAGAATTTGCGATGTTCATAATGTGCCTTTAGCAACTAATGAAGCAACTGCACAGTTGTTATTAGATGCCATAGACAAATAAAGATGTGAAAATAGTTATTACTTAAGGATACATTATTTTATTCATCTCTTATGTTTTTTTAAAAAAAAGATTTATATTGGTATAGTGCTTGTTTTTAGTGAAATATATGCTGTTTATAGTAAGTTTATAAAAAATAAGCTAATAAATAAAGTAATTTAATAAGTAAACAATAACCAATAAAAAACTTACATCTATGAATAAAATAGTTCTTTTATTTAGTTTTTTTCTACTGAATTTAACAATTCAAGCACAAAAGAAGAAATCAACTGATAATACAAGTTCCAATCTTTTATTAGCTAAAAATGGAGAAGCTAGTGTTGTATTAAATAAGAAAAGAGATATGTGTTTAGTTGTTTTAAAAGATAGTATACTTTTAACCAAAAACAAGCCTGATCTTATCCCTAATACTATTAAGATTAATCAGTTAAAAGTTAAAAATAGTATATTTTACCATGTAAGTTGGAAATCTATTGAAAAAAAGAGACTTCATTACGTAAAGAATTAGCTACCTTAACTGAAAATCAGATTTGGAATCCTTTAAATAAAACACTTTTAATAGCTAATACAGAAAAATCAATAGATATAACAGAAATAGAATATTTGGATAGATTAAAGACGACTTCACAAACTATTTCTAAAAAGAGAAATGAAGGCTATTTGTTTACGTTATTGTCTAATGGTGATTTTAGTTTAAGTAATAAGACAATGACAACCAAGTATGCTTATAATGATAGGACTAGTAAATATGAACCTTTTAGAAAATAAATAGTAAAAATTAGTATTTAAAAGAAAAAATAAATTTAAAAAATAAGTCCATTCTAAAAATATTTTATTTAGAATGGACTTAGTATTTAACAATCTGTATCGATTATTTAGAACTAGTCACAAGCACAAGAAAAGCTATTACATATCAGATAAAAAAGATACTTTTTTTACTGTTACTTCATTACCTTCTGAAATCACCTTACTATTTTTAGATTTTATTTCAATCTGTTTTTCATGTTTATCATTTTTTCTGATACACCCTTTCGTTTGAAAGTTCTGTAAATTAATGCTTATCTCTTTTGTTTTTAATTCACTACCTGCTAGGGTCTGGTAGAGCATGGCACTATTATCGTATTCATTATATCTAAATTCTATAGTAGTACGACGGTTTTTAGCGTGTTGTTGTTCATTAGTGGCATTTTTTGTTGCATTTCGAGCTTCTCCAAATCCTCGTATTTTGATGAGTTCATCTTTTAAACCTTTGTATAATAAATAATCTTTTACACTTTGTGCTCTTTTTTCGGATAAATTTTGATTATAGTCCAGATTGCCTTGTTCATCA
Coding sequences:
- a CDS encoding N-acetylglucosamine kinase; translated protein: MKLIIDSGSTKADWIAIDELGNVLFSTHTLGLNPEILTETEVLKRLNDNSELSINRENVSFLYFYGAGCGTSRMKDFLACIFEKYFLNAKISVYEDTYAAVYATTLKGEKAIVSILGTGSNCSYFDGQILHQKVESLGYIVMDDCSGNRFGRHLLRGYYYNKMPKKLAEIFETSYDLDPDVIKQNLYKEANPNAYLASFTAFLIKHKEDSFCQQIIKEEIESFVENNIKQFEDYKELPNHFIGSVAYFLQDEIKSVLTKHHIKIGKILQKPIDGLIAYHLQTN
- a CDS encoding OmpA family protein: MEFYVKVKLPNGKYIQDPNGDYIHARYLRIKPEFKNQIPEIPQNTTASKVGTPDINKRNYHSCHFKNIEIKDSIDTFYIFEDGKTLLKDLRVTSRKVTQTAYFKYDRYDLIPEAKKTLDILIDFLLYNPFLDIILEGHADEQGNLDYNQNLSEKRAQSVKDYLLYKGLKDELIKIRGFGEARNATKNATNEQQHAKNRRTTIEFRYNEYDNSAMLYQTLAGSELKTKEISINLQNFQTKGCIRKNDKHEKQIEIKSKNSKVISEGNEVTVKKVSFLSDM